The window TAAGTGCCCAACCGCAGCGAGTCGAGCAGGAAAGGCTCCACTTTGGACAGCGGGCGGTCGATGCACTCGGCGAGGATGTCGTCGATGAGACCCATCGCGCGGCAGGTGCCGTAGGTCAGTTCGGTGGCCAGCGCGGCGTCGCGGCCGGAGATGCGGCGGTCGCGCAGCAGCTTGGGCAGCACGAGGTTGGCGTACGCGTCGTCGGCGCGCACGGCGCGCAGCGTGTCCAGCGCGGCCCGGCGGGCCGGGTCCTCGGTCGGGGGACGCTCGGGCGTGTCCGGCCTGCGCGGCGGTCGCGCGCGGCCCGGTCGTGATGGCCGATGCGCTCGTTTGCCTGGCTGCGTCACGTCAACCGCTCCCCTGCTTCGATGCGGATGCCGCGCGCCCAGTCGGTCGCCTGCATGCGTTTCTTCCCTTGTGCCTGTACTTCGCCCAGCTGCAACGGCCACGTGGCCGTCCCGACCAGGATGCGCTTGCGCTCGACGAGCAGTTCACCCGGGGCGAGATCGCCTTCGGCGCGGCTCATCGGGCCGAGCTTGATCCGCTCGCCGCGGAACTCCGCCCACGCGCCCGGTTCCGGCGTGACCGCGCGGACGCGGCGGTCGACGGCGAGGCCGGGGAGGGTGAAGTCGACCTTCGCGTCGTCGACGGTGATCTTGTGGGCGTAGCTGACGCCCTCTGCGGGCTGCTCGCGCGCGACCAGCTTGCCGCCTTCGATGCCGTCCAGTGTGGACAGCAGCAGACCGGCGCCCGCGTGCGCGAGGCGGTCGAGCAGGGCGCCGGAGGTGTCGTCGGGCCGGATCGGCTCGGTGAGCACACCGAAGACCGGACCCGCGTCGAGTTCCTTGACGATCTGGAACGTGCTGGCGCCGGTGATCTCGTCGCCGTGGTAGACCGCCGCCTGAACCGGGGCCGCGCCACGCCAGGCGGGCAGCACCGAGAAGTGCAGGTTCACCCAGCCGCAGCGGGGAATGTCCAAAGCGGACTGCGGCAGCATCGCGCCGTACGCCACGACGGGGCAGCAGTCCGGCTCGATCTCGCGCAGCCGCGTCTGGAAGGACTTGCTGGACGCCTTGACCGGGCTCAGCACCTCGATGCCGTGCTCATCGGCCAGCGCCGCGACCGGCGACCGGACCAGCTTGCGTCCGCGTCCGGCGGGCGCGTCCGGCCTGGTGACGACCGCGGCGACCTCATGGCGTCCGGACTCCAGCAGCGCCCGCAGCGACGGGACGGCGACCTCGGGCGTGCCCGCGAACACCAGCCGCATCAGTGGGCACCGAACAGCGGGTGCGGGCTCTGCTTGAGCGTGGGCACGGCGCCGTCGAACCAGTCGGCGTTGCGGATCTCGCGCATCGCGAGCTTGCGGGTGGCGTCGTCGAGCCGGTCGACGAACAGCACGCCGTCGAGGTGGTCGGTCTCGTGCTGGATGCAGCGGGCCAGCAGGTCGGTGCCCTCGATCTCGATGGGCTCGCCGTGCAGGTTGCACCCGCGCGCGACCACGTTGCTGTGGCGGCGGCAATCCCAGGAGAAGCCGGGGATGGACAGGCAGCCCTCGGGGCCCAGCTGGTAGTCCTCGCCGACCGAGGTCCACACCGGGTTGATCATGTGCCCAGCGAACCCGTCGCAGTGGTAGGTGAACACGCGCAGCCCGACCCCGAGCTGCGGCGCGGCGATCCCGGCACCGCCCTGGGACTCCATGGTGTCCCAGAGGTCCTTGACGAGGTTGTGCAGCTCTCGGTCGAAGTCGACCACCTCGGCCGCGGGCGTGCGCAGCACGGGATCCCCGAAGAGCCGGATCGGCTGAACGGTCACAAAGCTCCTTCGACGTGCGGGCGGTCGTCCCAGTGTATTCAGCTCCGATGCAACGCTTCACCCCGGAGCGGACACCTACCTTCGTGACTACCATCGCGCGATCAAGCTGGGGGGCGAGAGCGCTGGACGCATCCGACATCGCGGTGACCTCCGACAGCGACGCGGTCTTGTGGCGAAGAGCGGCCGAGGGCGACCGCTCCGCGTTCGGCCTGCTGTTCGAACGCCATGTCCAAGCCGTGTGGAACCACGCGTACCGGCTCACCGGGTCGTGGGCGCAGGCCGAGGACGTGACGTCGGCCGCGTTCATGACCGGCTGGTCGAGGCGCCGGGAGGTGACCCTGGTCCGGGACAGCGCGCTGCCCTGGTTCTACGCGGTCGTGGGCAACCTCGCGCGCACCGAGTTCCGGCGGTCGACCAGGTTCCTGCGGGCGGTGCGACGGGTGCCGGTCGAGGAGACCGCGGGCGACCATGCCGACGCCGTCGTCCAGCGGGTCGACGACGACCGGCGTACCAGGGAGGTCGCCGAAGCCGTGCGCTCGCTGCCGAAGGCGGAGCGGGAAGCGGTGGAGCTGTGTCTGTTGGGGGAAGTGTCGACCGCGGACGCGGCCGCGTTGCTCGGGGTCGCGGAGGTCAGCGTGCGATCGCGGCTGTCGCGGGCACGGGCCCGGCTGCGCACTGTGCTGGAGGAGAGGGCATGACCGAGGAGTGGAGGCCGTACGTCGCGCCCCCGCGGGATCTGCCGGACGACGTCCGCGACCGCATCCGGACCCGGGCGCTCGGCGAGGCGGCGGGGGGCAGGCGCCGCACACCGTTGGCCGTGGCGGCCGTCGTCGCACTGCTGGTGGCGGGCGGCTCGGCGGCGGTGGACTGGTTGGCCGGAGTAGAGCCACCCGCCAACGGCCTGCCGGGGCCGGAGGTCGACATGACCCGCGCGCAAACCGAGTTGGACCGCTGCTGGGCCGCCGTCGTGGACGCGGGCAAGGCCGCGCGATTCCCTCATCGGGCGACTTGGCGGCCGGTGATCGGCTGGCAGGTCGAAGGCCGGTGGATCTTGGCGGCCCGGTCTGGGGAGACGCCGATCTTCTGCGAGACGACCACGACGTCGGTGACAGTGGCGGACCCGAAAGCCTTGGCACCAGCCGCGTCGGGGACGGGGACGGCCGCGCTGCTGTTCACCCCGGCGGGCTCCGTCGCGGGGGTAGCGGACCCGACCTGGTCGACGCTGTTCGTCGACGCGGAATCCGGCGGCCCGACCGTGGGCCACGGCACGCAGGCCATGGTGAAGGACGGCATGTGGGTCGGGATGAATCCATTGAGCCAGGGTCCGATGAAGGTCTCCGCGACGGCCCCCATTGGGGACGGTGGCCCCCCGGAGGTCCGCAACCTGCCCACGCCCGCCGCTCCCGCGGTGTCCGTGGTGGATCGTCCCCTTCCGGCGGGCGAACGCGCCTCGTCGCAGGGCGCCTTCCTCGGCGAATGCCTGACGAAGTCGGAGACACCCGTGGTGGACCCCGACGCCTGGCAGCCGGGTGCGATGACGTCCGGTGGGGCGAAACGAACCGTCGTGGCGCGGCTTGGCGATCTGGTGGCGTCCTGCACCCGCGACTATGACGCGGGCACGGGTAGCCGCCGGTTCTCCTTCAGCGTCATCCATGAGGAGGTGATGCTCGCCCGGCCGATCCAGTTCGTCACGCTGGTCGAACCGGAGGCGGGTGAGAGCGCGTGGGCAATCGGGGCGGTCGAACCTGAGGTCTCGGGGATGAAGCTGACCATGAAACCCGGAGCGGAACCGATCTCGGTGCCGATCATCGGTTCGACGTTCGCGTTGCCGATCCCCCAAGAGCTGATGCCACAGGCATATGCAGTGCCAACGGGGGTTCAGGTCGTGGTGACCGATCGCAACGGCAAGGAGATTCACTCCGGGCAGTTGTTCCCGGGGTGACGGTCAGATCAGGTCGAGCGGGTCGAGTTGGACGCGCAGCGGGTCTGGTTCCTTGCGGGCGGTGCGGATGGCTTGGGCCTTGGCCAGGGCGGTGGCCAGGGCTCGGCCTTCGGCGCGGGTCACGCGGATCAGGGCGCGTTCGCGGGCCGCCTGGCCGTTGGCGTCCAGGTCGCCTAGCGGGACCGGGCCGAGGACTTCACCCGTCGGGGGCAGGGGGAGGTCGTCCAGGAATGCGGCGAGGGCGCTGGGGGTGCCGTCGACGGAGGCCATGCGGACGGCCGGGGGGAAGCCGAGTTCGGCGCGGGCGGCGAGTTCGCGGGACGCGTGCCAGACCGGGTCCCAGCGGACGAGGGCCTGGACGGTGGGGGCGGCCGAGTCGGCCATGACGACGACTCGGCCGCCGTCGCTTGCGGGCCTGACCAGCGCGGACGCGGTCATCCAGCGGCGGAGGGCTTCCTCGGTGGCGCGCAGGTCGGCGCGGTTGAGGAGGGCCCAGGCGTCGAGGAGGAGGGCGGCGCCGTAGCCGTGCTCGGCGACTGGTTCGGCGCCGGGGGTGGCGACGACCAGGGCGGGTTCGGGGCCGACTGCGGCGAGGACTTCTTGGCCGCCGGACGTGCGGACGGGGACGCCGGCGAAGGCTCGGCCCAGTTCCTCGGCGGTGCGTTTGGCGCCGATGACGACGGCGCGGAGTTTGCGGGAGCCGCAGGTGGGGCAGCGGTAGTTGGCGTCGGCGGCGGCGCACCAGCGGCAGGCGGGGGGTTTGTTCTCGCCCTGGCTCAGCGGGCCCGCGCAGCGCCGGCAGCGGGCCGGGGTGCGGCAGTCCTGGCAGGTCAGGGCCGGGACGTAGCCGCGGCGCGGGACCTGGACCAGGACGGGGTGGCCTGCCTTGAGGGCGGCTCGGGCCGCGTCGAAGGCGACGGAGGGGACGCGGGCGGTGCGGGCGGCCGGGTCGCGCGCGAGTTGGGTCTCGTGTTCGCCGATGGCGGTCACCCGTGGGGCGGCGTCGCGGATGGCGTCGCGGGTGGCGACGATCTCGGGGGCCCAGCCGGAGTCGACGAGGACCTGGGCCTCGGCGGTGCGGGCGAAACCGGCGACGAGCACGCTGGCCTTGCCGAGGGCGCCGCGCTGGATGAGGACGTCGCGGACGTGTGGGTAGGGCGAGCGCAGGTCGGAGTGCTGGTCGTCGCCGTCGTCCCAGACGACGAGGATGCCTGGCTTCTCGACCGGGGCGTAGGCACTGGCTCGGGTGCCGACCACGATCCGCGCGCGACCGCGCCGCAGGGAAAGCCAGGCCCGGTAGCGCTTCGCGGGACCTTGGTCGGCCGACAGCGCGACAACGGCGTCGGCTCCCGCGAGGGCCACGCAGGCGGCGTGGACGCGGGTGACATCGCGGTGGTCCGGCACGACGAGGACCGCGCCTCGGCCCGCGGAGGCGGCGGTGGCGGCGAGTTCGGCGAGGCGGGTGGGCCAGTCCTCCCCCGGCAGGGCCTGCCAGACGGCGTGGGCTTGCCTGCCGGTGCGGACGGCTTCGAGGAAGGCGGTGCCGCGCGGGTAGCGCGACCAGCCCGCCGGGTCGGGGACGGCGGGCGGTGGGGCGGGTTCGGCGGGGTCCTCGGCTTCGACCCGGCCGTGGCGGGGTGGGATGGCGAGGCGGAGGACGTCGATCATGGTGCCGCCGTAGCGGTCGGCGACGGCGCGGCAGAGGCGGGCGATCTCGGGGGCCAGGACCGGTTCGGGTGAGACGACTCGGTCGAGGAACTGGAGGGTGCCCGCGTGGTCGGACTCGGCGACCCGCTCGATCAGGAACCCGTCGACGAGTTGGCCCGCGAAGCGGACGCGGATTCGGCAGCCGGGGACGGCGTCGGCGTCGAGTTTGTCGGGGACGAGGTAGTCGTAGGTGCGGTCGAGGTGCGCGAGGGGCACGTCGACGTAGACCTTGGCGACGGGGAGATCGGGGGCGGGCTGTTGTTTGCCCTTCGGCGGGGCGGGTTTTTTGGGTGCGGCGACCTCGAACAGGGCGTCGGGGTCGGAGGTCATGTGCGCTGGTTTACCAGAGCGGACCGACGATCACTCGGTGCGGGCCAGCAGGTGCGGTGCCCAAGAGGAGGCGGGGAGGTGCAGAGTTCCCCCATCCGGGTTCTTGGAGTCGCGGAGGTGGACCTCGGTGGAATACGACACCTCGACGCAGTCATCCCCTACGGGGCTGCTGAAGGTCGACTTCCGCCACTCAGCGTGCATGCTGTTTCAGCTCCGTTCGTAATCGGCCGCCATCATCGCCAGGAAGTTCACCGAATCGGCGGAACTCAACGACAGCTTGGCCAGCATATCCGTCAGGCCATGGAACTCGTCGGTGTCTTCCTGCTCGTGCAGGAACCCCGAAGCGCCTTCGTGTTCCACGTAGACGATCGGCGGTTCCTTGGCGAACTCCAGCTTCGAGAAGTAGCCGGGGTTGCGATAGAGCCCGTGCCGGAAAGGGATTACGTGGATGGAGATATTCGGCAGCTTGGCTATATCCATGAGCCAACGCAACTGCTCGACCATCAGTTCCGGGCTGCCGCACGACCGGCGCAAGACGGCTTCATCGATGATGGCCGTATACGCCGGGGCTGCGAGTTTGGTCAGCACCGACTGGCGCTCCATGCGCCCAGTCAGGCGCACGGTCACCTCTTCTTCGCCCGGATCACCGAACGACAAGACCCTCCGCGCATAGCCGCGGGTCTGCAGGAGCCCCGGCACGTATGACGGAGCGAAGTTCACGATGGAGATCGCAGCGTCCTCGAAGATCGGCAAGGCGGGGCGATCGACCGGGAACCGCACCGCGAGCCAGTGCGGCGCCTGCAAGTCCTCCACCAAGCCCATGGTTCGCTTGCGGTCGGGACCGATCACCCCGTAGATCGCCAGCATGGCGGAGACTTCGGCGATGCTCGCGACTCGGCGGGCGTTCTCCGTGCGGTTCAGGGTGGCGATGGAGACGCCCAGCCGCGCTGCGGCTTGGCGAGTGGTGAGGCCCGCGCGCTCGCGCATGGTCGTCAGTTCGTTCCCCAGGGCGCGCATTCGGGCGGGCAGTCGTTCGCTCATGTGTTCATGAGATCAGCTTCCACCCAAGCCGCAACCGCCACGAATGGCTGAGCTTTCTCAGGGGTCGTAACGCTGATCGTGGTAGGCCGCGTACATCGCCACGACTTCCGCGCGGTCGTGCGGTTCCGCCTCTTCGCGGATCCGTCGATTCAACCCGGCCGGGTATCCGTGTTTTACGAGCCGCCGCTCCGACGCGTGCTCCATAAAGGACATCGCGAAGTACAAACCGGTGATATAAGCCAACGTCACCATCGAGAACCGCAACGACAACGGGCCTGGCACCAACATCAGCAGCCACCACGGCGCCAACAGCACCAGCGACCGTGCCAAATGCCGGAAGACCCATGTCCGACACGTCAGGTCCCACAGCACCCAGTGCCGGAACCGATCAGGCAGCCTTCCCCCGATGGCATACCAAAGCCACCGCACGGGGCCAGGACGGTCTCGGACCACACCGGACATGCTAAGCGGCCGGTGTCCAGGTGGCTTGATCACCCTGAACACCGGCCGCTTAGGAAGAACTAGTGACCGACGGCCTGCTTGAGGTCGTCCGCCCGGTCCGTGCGCTCCCACGGGAGGTCCAGCTCCGGGCGACCGAAGTGGCCGTACGCCGCGGTCGGCGCGTAGATCGGCCGCAGCAGGTCGAGGTCGCGAATGATCGCCGCGGGACGGAGGTCGAAGACCTCGCGAATCGCTTCCTGGATCTTCAGCGGGTCGGCGTTCTCGGTGCCGAACGTCTCGACGAACAGGCCCACGGGCGCGGCCTTGCCGATCGCGTACGCGACCTGCACCTCGATACGCGAAGCGAGGCCCGCCGCGACGGCGTTCTTCGCGACCCAGCGCATCGCGTACGCCGCCGAGCGGTCGACCTTTGACGGGTCCTTGCCGGAGAACGCGCCACCACCGTGCCGCGCCATGCCGCCGTAGGTGTCGACGATGATCTTGCGGCCGGTCAGGCCCGCGTCACCCATGGGGCCACCGATGACGAACCGACCGGTCGGGTTGACCAGCAGGCGCACGTTCTCGGTGTCGAGGTCGAGGTCCGCCAGCTCCGGCAGCACGACCTGCTCGCGCACGTCGACACCGAGCAGCTTCTCCAGGTCGACGCCCTCCGCGTGCTGGCTGGACACGACCACCGTGTCCAAACGCACCGCGCGGTCGCCGTCGTACTCGATGGTGACCTGGGTCTTGCCGTCGGGACGCAGGTACGGCAGCACACCGTCCTTGCGGACCTTGGTGAGCCGCTTCGCGAGCCGGTGCGCGAGCGCGATCGGCAGCGGCATCAGCTCGGGGGTGTCCGTGCAGGCGTAGCCGAACATCAGCCCCTGGTCGCCCGCGCCCTGGCGGTCGATCTCGTCCTCGGCGTGGTCCACCCGCGACTCATACGCGGTGTCGACGCCCTGGGCGATGTCCGGGGACTGCGACCCGATGGCGATGTTCACGCCACACGAGTTGCCGTCGAAACCCTTGGCCGAGGAGTCATACCCGATCTTGAGGATGACGTCACGCACGATCGACGGAATGTCCGCGTACGCCTCAGTGGTGACCTCACCGGCGACGTGCACCTGGCCGGTGGTCACCAGCGTCTCGACCGCCACGCGCGAACGCGGGTCCTTGGACAGCAGTGCGTCCAGAACGGAGTCACTGATGGCGTCGCAGATCTTGTCCGGGTGGCCCTCAGTGACCGACTCCGAAGTGAACAGTCGGCGGCTACCTGTCTCACTCACGACTAACCCCACCTCATCCGAAGACTTATCGTCTTCACTTTATCCAGGCGGCGTGTCGCGCCGCGACCGGCTGATTGTGCTCACCACGGCATCCCAGACTTCGGACGCCACTTGTGCTTTCGAACCGAAGGCGATAGCTCGTTCCGTGCCGTCGGCACTGAGCAACCACCCTTCATTGTCCTCGGTCTCGAACGCTTTGCCTTCTCCCACCCTGTTGACCACGAGCAAATCGCAACCCTTGCGGGCGAGCTTGGCGCGCGCGTGGTCGAGGACGTCGGACCCGTTGTCGCCGGTCTCGGCGGCGAACCCGACTATGACCTGGCTGGCGACCTGGCCGGAGCCCGGTTCGCGACGCCGGTTCTCGACCAACTCGGCCAGCACGTCGGCATTGCGGGTGAGCGCGACCGCGTCCGGATCCGCTTCGGTCTTCTTTATTTTGAACTCGGCCCGGTGCGTCGGCCGGAAATCGGCGACGGCGGCGGCCATGACCACCACATCGGCGTCGGCGGCCGCTTTGTGAACAGCGTCGCGCAATTCCGCCGCGGTTCCGGCATTGATGATCTCCGCGCCCGCGGGCTCCGGGAGCGCGGCGGTGTGGGCGGAGACCAAAGTCACGCGCGCGCCGCGCTGCACGGCCGTGCGTGCGAGGGCGTAGCCCTGCTTGCCGGACGAGCGGTTGCCCAGGAAACGGACCGGGTCGAGAGGCTCGCGGGTGCCGCCCGCCGAGACGACGACGTGCAGACCCTCCATGTCGCGCGGGAGGGCGTCGGAGCGGGCCATCAGCAGCCGGGCCAGGTCGACGATCTCGGCCGGGTCGGCGAGCCTGCCCTTGCCGGTGTCGGCGCCGGTGAGCCTGCCGCTGGCGGGCTCGGACACCACGACCCCGCGCGAACGCAGGGTGGCGACGTTGGCCTGGGTGGCCGCGTGCTCCCACATCTCGGTGTGCATGGCCGGGACCATCAGCACCGGGCAGCGCGCGGTGAGCAGGGTGTTCGTCAGCAGGTCGTCGGCCAGACCGTGCGCGGCCTTGGCGAGCAGATCCGCCGTCGAGGGCACGACCACGACGATGTCGGCCTCTTGGCCGAGTCGCACGTGCGGCACCTCGGGCACATCGGAGAACACGCCGGTGTGGACCTTGTTGCCGGACAGGGCCTCGAAGGTCGCGGCACCGACGAACCGCAGAGCGGCCTCGGTCGGCACCACCCGCACGTCGTGACCGGACTCGGTCAGTCGGCGCAGGACCTCACAGGCCTTGTAGGCGGCGATGCCGCCGCCTACGCCCAGGACGACCCGAGGCCGGGACGTCACTCGCCCTCGGTGTGCTCAAGCAGACCGGAGTGGATTTCGCGCAGCGCGATGGACAGCGGCTTCTCGCGCGGGCCGGGCTCGACGAGCGGGCCGACGTACTCGAGAAGACCCTCGCCCAGCTGGGCGTAGTAGTCGTTGATCTGACGCGCGCGCTTGGCCGCGTAGATCACCAGGGCGTACTTGGAGCTGACCTTCTCGAGCAGGTCATCGATCGGCGGGTTGGTGATGCCTTCGAGGGCGGTCGACGGCTCGCCCAATGCGCCCAACTCGGTAGGGGTGATCACTCGCAACAGCTCCAGGTCAATCCGATGATGGCGTGAGTACCAAGGTTAGCAACTCGGTGGCGGCCTGCCGTACATCGGCATTCACCACGACCGCGTCGAACTCCGTCGACGCGGCCAGTTCTTCCTGCGCTATGGCCAGCCTACGGGCGACCACGGTCTCCTCCTCGGTGCCACGGCCGGTGAGCCTGCTCACCAGCGTGTCCCAGGACGGCGGCACCAGCATGACCAGCTGGGCCAGCGGCATGGCCGCGCGCACCTGGCGCGCGCCCTGCAGCTCGATCTCCAGCACGGCCGGCTTGCCCGAGGCCAGCGCGGCCTCGACCGGGGCGCGTGGGGTGCCGTAGTGGTTGCCCGCGAACTCCGCGTGCTCCAGCAACTCGCCCGCCTCGACCATGCGGTCGAACTCGGCGCGGGTGACGAAGTGGTAGTGCGCGCCGTCGATCTCGCCGGGGCGCGGGGCCCTGGTCGTGACCGAGACACTGAAGTAGAGGTCGGGGTGGAGCCTGCGCAGTTCGCCGACCACGCTCGACTTGCCCACACCCGACGGACCCGACACGACAGTGAGCCGGGACCGGGTAGCGACACCCGGGCCCGGCTCACGGCCGTTCAAACTGTCATTCACTCGCTGGGGAACTCGGCGAGCAGGGCCTTGCGCTGACGGTCTCCGAGACCGCGAAGACGGCGGCTCGGGGCGATCTCAAGGCGCTCGATGATCTGCTGAGCACGCACCTTGCCGACGCCTGGGAGGGCCTCCAGCAGAGCGGTCACCTTCATCTTGCCGAGGATCTCGTCGTTGTCCGACTGAGTCAGCACGTCCTTGAGGGTGGTGCCGCCTCGCTTCAGGCGCTCCTTGAGCTCAGCCCGGACGCGACGGGCGGCAGCCGCCTTCTCCAGCGCTGCGGCCCGCTGCTCCTCGGTCAGCTGGGGAAGGGCCACGATTTCCTCCGTGGGGATTGGTTCTCCGGATCGGTGCCAGGACGTTACCGAGCCCTGGCCTGCGAAGACAACGCGGGTCCCGTCTGTGCGCACGGTGACGACGTGCTAGAAGTTGATCAACGTCCGCGCTTGGGCGGTGCTGTGACCTGCGTCGATCGTTTGCGTGGGGGCGGAAAGTGGCTCGTCACGGAGCGCGATCGGGCGCCCACGGGAGGAGAAAGTGTCATTTCCACCACTTTCCGAGTTGTTCTGAACACACCCTGTCAGACGACCCGCTGCTACCTGCGGGAACAGGTTTGGGGTTCGCGCATCCACCGAATGGCGCAATGTGGGCCGATTCTGCGTCCGATTTTCGCGGCGGGGTGCGGTGCCGCTGATGGGGAAACGCCGGGATCAGGACGCGTCGAGGGGCAGGTCTGGGGCTAGGGGTGCGGAGGAAATTCGGGGCTTGCCGATGCCGTTTTCTCGCGCACGAGAAACGGCATCGCGGGCATTGGAAGGCCGCATATGGGCGCCGCGCTGCCGGGAGGGGCTCAGGGGGCCATGGGCGTACCGGACCGGGCAGGGTTACGGACGCGGCGGGTCGACAGGCGTGCGGGGCGGCTGGAGGGGGTCGGTCTCGCACGCACACATGCGAACGAGAAGACGGCGCCGTGAGGTGCCACGGCGCCGTCTTCTCGTGCGTTGTTCAGCCTGCGGCCAGTTCGTCCCTGGCCCGCAGCGCGGCGGTGCGGAGGGCCGCGACATCAGGGCCGTGTTTCAAGACGTCCCTGGAGCTGGTGGGCAGCACGTGGGCCATCGGACCGAACACCCGGTCCAAGTCCGCCGCGCCCGCGCCCTGGGCGCCCACGCCGGGGGCCAGGATCGGGCCGTTGAGCTTGGACAGGTCCAGGCCCGTCTCCCCCACCGTCGCGCCGATGACCAGGCCCACCGAGCCCATCGGGTCGGCACCCGCGTTTCGCAGAGACGCTTCGTCCACGACCGTCTGCGCGACCAACTTGCCGTCGCCGACCGCGCGCTGGACCGACGCGCCCTCCTTGTTCGACGTCAGCGCCAGGACGAACACGCCTCGACCCGTTCGCTCCGCCTCGTCGATCGCCGGAGCCAGCGAGCCGAACCCCAGGAAGGGCGACAGCGTCACCGCGTCCGCGGCGAGGGGGGAACCCTCACCGAGATACGCGGCGGCGTAGGCGGCCATCGTGGAGCCGATATCGCCCCGCTTCACGTCGAGCA is drawn from Actinokineospora alba and contains these coding sequences:
- the fmt gene encoding methionyl-tRNA formyltransferase, with translation MRLVFAGTPEVAVPSLRALLESGRHEVAAVVTRPDAPAGRGRKLVRSPVAALADEHGIEVLSPVKASSKSFQTRLREIEPDCCPVVAYGAMLPQSALDIPRCGWVNLHFSVLPAWRGAAPVQAAVYHGDEITGASTFQIVKELDAGPVFGVLTEPIRPDDTSGALLDRLAHAGAGLLLSTLDGIEGGKLVAREQPAEGVSYAHKITVDDAKVDFTLPGLAVDRRVRAVTPEPGAWAEFRGERIKLGPMSRAEGDLAPGELLVERKRILVGTATWPLQLGEVQAQGKKRMQATDWARGIRIEAGERLT
- the def gene encoding peptide deformylase; the encoded protein is MTVQPIRLFGDPVLRTPAAEVVDFDRELHNLVKDLWDTMESQGGAGIAAPQLGVGLRVFTYHCDGFAGHMINPVWTSVGEDYQLGPEGCLSIPGFSWDCRRHSNVVARGCNLHGEPIEIEGTDLLARCIQHETDHLDGVLFVDRLDDATRKLAMREIRNADWFDGAVPTLKQSPHPLFGAH
- a CDS encoding RNA polymerase sigma factor, with product MTSDSDAVLWRRAAEGDRSAFGLLFERHVQAVWNHAYRLTGSWAQAEDVTSAAFMTGWSRRREVTLVRDSALPWFYAVVGNLARTEFRRSTRFLRAVRRVPVEETAGDHADAVVQRVDDDRRTREVAEAVRSLPKAEREAVELCLLGEVSTADAAALLGVAEVSVRSRLSRARARLRTVLEERA
- a CDS encoding primosomal protein N'; this encodes MTSDPDALFEVAAPKKPAPPKGKQQPAPDLPVAKVYVDVPLAHLDRTYDYLVPDKLDADAVPGCRIRVRFAGQLVDGFLIERVAESDHAGTLQFLDRVVSPEPVLAPEIARLCRAVADRYGGTMIDVLRLAIPPRHGRVEAEDPAEPAPPPAVPDPAGWSRYPRGTAFLEAVRTGRQAHAVWQALPGEDWPTRLAELAATAASAGRGAVLVVPDHRDVTRVHAACVALAGADAVVALSADQGPAKRYRAWLSLRRGRARIVVGTRASAYAPVEKPGILVVWDDGDDQHSDLRSPYPHVRDVLIQRGALGKASVLVAGFARTAEAQVLVDSGWAPEIVATRDAIRDAAPRVTAIGEHETQLARDPAARTARVPSVAFDAARAALKAGHPVLVQVPRRGYVPALTCQDCRTPARCRRCAGPLSQGENKPPACRWCAAADANYRCPTCGSRKLRAVVIGAKRTAEELGRAFAGVPVRTSGGQEVLAAVGPEPALVVATPGAEPVAEHGYGAALLLDAWALLNRADLRATEEALRRWMTASALVRPASDGGRVVVMADSAAPTVQALVRWDPVWHASRELAARAELGFPPAVRMASVDGTPSALAAFLDDLPLPPTGEVLGPVPLGDLDANGQAARERALIRVTRAEGRALATALAKAQAIRTARKEPDPLRVQLDPLDLI
- a CDS encoding DUF397 domain-containing protein — translated: MHAEWRKSTFSSPVGDDCVEVSYSTEVHLRDSKNPDGGTLHLPASSWAPHLLARTE
- a CDS encoding helix-turn-helix domain-containing protein, with protein sequence MSERLPARMRALGNELTTMRERAGLTTRQAAARLGVSIATLNRTENARRVASIAEVSAMLAIYGVIGPDRKRTMGLVEDLQAPHWLAVRFPVDRPALPIFEDAAISIVNFAPSYVPGLLQTRGYARRVLSFGDPGEEEVTVRLTGRMERQSVLTKLAAPAYTAIIDEAVLRRSCGSPELMVEQLRWLMDIAKLPNISIHVIPFRHGLYRNPGYFSKLEFAKEPPIVYVEHEGASGFLHEQEDTDEFHGLTDMLAKLSLSSADSVNFLAMMAADYERS
- a CDS encoding DUF5313 family protein, which codes for MSGVVRDRPGPVRWLWYAIGGRLPDRFRHWVLWDLTCRTWVFRHLARSLVLLAPWWLLMLVPGPLSLRFSMVTLAYITGLYFAMSFMEHASERRLVKHGYPAGLNRRIREEAEPHDRAEVVAMYAAYHDQRYDP
- the metK gene encoding methionine adenosyltransferase — its product is MFTSESVTEGHPDKICDAISDSVLDALLSKDPRSRVAVETLVTTGQVHVAGEVTTEAYADIPSIVRDVILKIGYDSSAKGFDGNSCGVNIAIGSQSPDIAQGVDTAYESRVDHAEDEIDRQGAGDQGLMFGYACTDTPELMPLPIALAHRLAKRLTKVRKDGVLPYLRPDGKTQVTIEYDGDRAVRLDTVVVSSQHAEGVDLEKLLGVDVREQVVLPELADLDLDTENVRLLVNPTGRFVIGGPMGDAGLTGRKIIVDTYGGMARHGGGAFSGKDPSKVDRSAAYAMRWVAKNAVAAGLASRIEVQVAYAIGKAAPVGLFVETFGTENADPLKIQEAIREVFDLRPAAIIRDLDLLRPIYAPTAAYGHFGRPELDLPWERTDRADDLKQAVGH
- the coaBC gene encoding bifunctional phosphopantothenoylcysteine decarboxylase/phosphopantothenate--cysteine ligase CoaBC encodes the protein MTSRPRVVLGVGGGIAAYKACEVLRRLTESGHDVRVVPTEAALRFVGAATFEALSGNKVHTGVFSDVPEVPHVRLGQEADIVVVVPSTADLLAKAAHGLADDLLTNTLLTARCPVLMVPAMHTEMWEHAATQANVATLRSRGVVVSEPASGRLTGADTGKGRLADPAEIVDLARLLMARSDALPRDMEGLHVVVSAGGTREPLDPVRFLGNRSSGKQGYALARTAVQRGARVTLVSAHTAALPEPAGAEIINAGTAAELRDAVHKAAADADVVVMAAAVADFRPTHRAEFKIKKTEADPDAVALTRNADVLAELVENRRREPGSGQVASQVIVGFAAETGDNGSDVLDHARAKLARKGCDLLVVNRVGEGKAFETEDNEGWLLSADGTERAIAFGSKAQVASEVWDAVVSTISRSRRDTPPG
- the rpoZ gene encoding DNA-directed RNA polymerase subunit omega, whose protein sequence is MITPTELGALGEPSTALEGITNPPIDDLLEKVSSKYALVIYAAKRARQINDYYAQLGEGLLEYVGPLVEPGPREKPLSIALREIHSGLLEHTEGE
- the gmk gene encoding guanylate kinase; amino-acid sequence: MNDSLNGREPGPGVATRSRLTVVSGPSGVGKSSVVGELRRLHPDLYFSVSVTTRAPRPGEIDGAHYHFVTRAEFDRMVEAGELLEHAEFAGNHYGTPRAPVEAALASGKPAVLEIELQGARQVRAAMPLAQLVMLVPPSWDTLVSRLTGRGTEEETVVARRLAIAQEELAASTEFDAVVVNADVRQAATELLTLVLTPSSD